From the Carya illinoinensis cultivar Pawnee chromosome 4, C.illinoinensisPawnee_v1, whole genome shotgun sequence genome, one window contains:
- the LOC122308333 gene encoding riboflavin synthase → MPVSSLSFTLISKTPKISPPKGFSFTSFTISQNPRLKINPIFRPSTITFFLPKRKPNVKTQNKSHIRGLFTGIVEEMGEIKQLGVAEHGGFDMRIGAKTVIEGVNLGDSIAVNGTCLTVTEFDTKSSEFTVGLSPETLRKTSLSELEPGSVVNLERAVQPTSRMGGHFVQGHVDGTGEIVAKEPEGDSLWIKVKTGKELLKYIVPKGFIAVDGTSLTVVDVFDDEGCFNFMLVAYTQQKVVIPLKKVGQKVNLEVDILGKYVERLLSSGFVESIRSS, encoded by the coding sequence atgccTGTTTCTTCTCTCTCCTTTACCCTAATCTCCAAAACACCGAAAATCTCTCCTCCCAAAGGCTTTAGTTTCACTAGCTTCACTATTTCACAAAATCCCCGCCTTAAAATCAATCCCATTTTCAGACCCTCCACTATCACCTTCTTCCTCCCAAAACGGAAACCCAATgtcaaaactcaaaacaaatCCCATATCCGCGGCCTATTCACCGGAATCGTCGAAGAAATGGGCGAAATCAAGCAATTGGGCGTCGCTGAACATGGTGGATTCGATATGAGAATCGGCGCCAAGACTGTTATTGAAGGCGTAAACCTCGGCGATAGCATTGCTGTGAACGGTACCTGCCTTACGGTGACGGAATTCGACACCAAATCGTCTGAATTTACCGTCGGTTTATCGCCCGAGACTTTGCGAAAAACATCATTGAGCGAGCTCGAACCTGGCTCGGTCGTGAATTTGGAGCGGGCGGTGCAGCCCACGAGCCGAATGGGCGGGCATTTCGTACAGGGGCATGTGGATGGGACGGGGGAGATAGTGGCAAAGGAGCCTGAGGGGGATTCCTTGTGGATTAAAGTAAAAACGGGGAAGGAGTTGTTAAAATATATCGTGCCCAAGGGATTTATAGCGGTGGATGGGACGAGTTTGACGGTGGTTGATGTGTTTGATGATGAGGGCTGCTTTAATTTCATGTTGGTGGCTTATACTCAGCAGAAGGTGGTGATTCCTTTGAAGAAAGTTGGGCAGAAGGTCAACTTAGAGGTGGATATACTGGGGAAGTACGTGGAGAGGCTGCTTAGCTCTGGTTTTGTTGAGTCTATTAGATCTTCATGA